The Ovis canadensis isolate MfBH-ARS-UI-01 breed Bighorn chromosome 13, ARS-UI_OviCan_v2, whole genome shotgun sequence genome includes a region encoding these proteins:
- the TGM2 gene encoding protein-glutamine gamma-glutamyltransferase 2, with amino-acid sequence MAEDLVLERCDLELEVNGCDHHTADLCRERLVVRRGQPFWLTLHFEGRNYEASVDSLTFCAMTGPDPNEETGTKALFRLSDAMEEGAWAAVVVDQQDSTLSLQFSTPANAPIGHYRLSLEASTGYQGSSFMLAQFTLLFNSWCPADAVYLNSDEERQEYILTQQGFIYQGSAKFIKSIPWNFGQFEDGILDICLMLLDVNPKFLKNAGRDCSRRSSPVYVGRVVSGMVNCNDDQGVLLGRWDNNYGDGISPMFWIGSVDILRRWKEDGCQRVKYGQCWVFAAVACTVLRCLGIPTRVVTNYNSAHDQNSNLLIEYFRNEYGEIQSDKSEMIWNFHCWVESWMTRPDLQPGYEGWQALDPTPQEKSEGTYCCGPVPVRAIREGDLSTKYDAPFVFAEVNADVVDWIRQDDGSLHKSINHSLVVGLKISTKSVGRDDREDITHNYKYPEGSPEEREAFTRANHLNKLVDKEETGVAMRIRVGEGMNRGCDFDVFAHITNSTPEEHTGRLLLCARTVSYNGILGPECGTKDLLSLSLEPYSEKSIPLRILYEKYCDCLTESNLIKVRGLLIEPAANSYLLAERDIYLENPEIKIRILGEPKQNRKLVAEVSLRNPLTEVLSGCTFTVEGSGLIEGQKTVDAPDPVEAGEEVKVRVDLLPLYVGRHKLVVNFESDRLKAVKGFRNVIVGPA; translated from the exons GCCCAGACCCCAATGAGGAGACCGGGACCAAGGCCCTCTTCAGGCTGTCCGATGCTATGGAGGAGGGGGCCTGGGCAGCGGTGGTAGTGGACCAGCAAGACAGCACCCTCTCGCTGCAGTTCAGCACCCCTGCCAATGCCCCCATTGGCCATTACCGCCTCAGCTTGGAGGCCTCCACTGGCTACCAGGGCTCCAGTTTCATGCTGGCTCAGTTCACCCTGCTCTTCAACAGCTGGTGTCCAG CGGATGCTGTGTACCTGAACTCAGATGAGGAGCGGCAAGAATACATCCTTACCCAGCAAGGCTTCATCTACCAGGGCTCAGCCAAGTTCATCAAGAGCATACCTTGGAATTTTGGGCAG TTTGAAGACGGGATCCTAGACATCTGCCTGATGCTCCTGGACGTCAACCCCAAGTTCCTGAAGAATGCCGGCCGAGACTGCTCCCGCCGCAGTAGTCCGGTCTATGTGGGCCGGGTGGTGAGCGGCATG GTCAACTGCAACGATGACCAGGGCGTGCTGCTGGGGCGCTGGGACAACAACTACGGGGACGGCATCAGCCCCATGTTCTGGATCGGCAGCGTGGACATCCTGCGGCGTTGGAAGGAAGATGGCTGCCAGCGTGTCAAGTATGGCCAGTGCTGGGTGTTTGCAGCTGTGGCCTGCACCG TGCTGCGGTGCCTTGGCATCCCCACCCGCGTCGTGACCAACTATAACTCAGCCCATGACCAGAACAGCAACCTGCTCATCGAGTACTTCCGCAACGAGTACGGGGAGATCCAGAGTGACAAGAGCGAGATGATCTG GAACTTCCACTGCTGGGTGGAGTCGTGGATGACCAGGCCAGACCTGCAGCCGGGGTACGAGGGGTGGCAGGCCCTCGACCCCACACCCCAGGAGAAGAGCGAAG ggacttACTGCTGTGGCCCGGTTCCCGTTCGTGCCATCAGGGAGGGCGACCTAAGCACCAAATACGACGCCCCTTTCGTCTTTGCTGAAGTCAACGCTGACGTGGTCGACTGGATCCGGCAGGACGATGGGTCTCTGCACAAATCCATCAACCACTCCCTGGTGGTGGGGCTGAAGATCAGCACGAAGAGTGTGGGCAGAGATGATCGGGAGGACATCACCCACAACTACAAGTACCCAGAGG GGTCCCCAGAGGAGAGGGAAGCCTTCACAAGAGCCAACCACCTGAACAAACTGGTTGATAAAGAGGAGACAGGGGTGGCCATGCGGATCCGTGTTGGCGAGGGCATGAACAGGGGCTGCGACTTCGACGTCTTTGCCCACATCACCAACAGCACCCCCGAGGAGCACACTGGCCGCCTCCTGCTCTGTGCCCGCACCGTCAGCTACAACGGGATCCTGGGACCTGAGTGCGGCACCAAGGATCTGCTCAGCCTTTCCCTGGAGCCCTACTCCG AGAAGAGCATTCCCCTTCGAATCCTCTACGAAAAGTACTGTGATTGCCTGACCGAATCGAACCTTATCAAGGTGCGGGGCCTTCTCATTGAGCCGGCTGCCAATAGCTACCTGCTGGCCGAGAGGGACATCTACCTAGAGAATCCAGAAATCAAGATCCGG ATCCTGGGAGAGCCCAAGCAGAACCGCAAGCTGGTGGCTGAGGTGTCTCTGCGGAACCCGCTCACCGAGGTGCTGTCAGGCTGCACCTTCACTGTGGAGGGGTCAGGCCTGATCGAGGGGCAGAAGACGGTGGATGC cccGGACCCCGTGGAGGCAGGGGAGGAAGTCAAAGTGAGGGTGGACCTGCTGCCCCTGTACGTGGGCCGCCACAAGCTGGTGGTGAACTTCGAGAGCGACAGGCTGAAGGCCGTGAAGGGCTTCAGGAACGTCATCGTTGGCCCCGCCTAA